The following coding sequences are from one Acipenser ruthenus chromosome 7, fAciRut3.2 maternal haplotype, whole genome shotgun sequence window:
- the LOC117415923 gene encoding NADH dehydrogenase [ubiquinone] 1 beta subcomplex subunit 8, mitochondrial-like, whose protein sequence is MAALGGRWVRALSKGKGTGVTVFMLGTRAASGISKDMLPGPYPKTPEERAAAAKKYNMRVEDYEPYPDEGRGYGDYPMLPAKSQHERDPWYSWDHPDLRKNWGEPMHWDFDMFIRNRVDTSPSPVPWNTMCKHLFGFVGVMLLMFWLGETFPAYQPVAPKQYPYNNLHLERGGDPNKQPEEEKHYEI, encoded by the exons ATGGCTGCGCTTGGTGGTCGATGGGTTAGGGCTCTTTCCAAGGGGAAAGGGACGGGGGTAACAGTCTTTATGTTGGGGACTAGGGCAG CCTCTGGAATTTCTAAGGATATGCTACCAGGACCTTATCCAAAGACACCTGAAGAAAGAGCAGCTGCTGCCAAGAAGTATAATATGAGGGTGGAGGACTACGAACCATACCCTGATGAGGGAAGGGG TTATGGTGACTACCCAATGCTTCCAGCTAAGTCACAACATGAGAGAGACCCCTGGTATTCCTGGGACCACCCAGACCTGAGGAAGAACTGGGGAGAGCCG ATGCACTGGGATTTCGACATGTTCATCAGGAACCGAGTGGATACATCTCCCAGCCCGGTCCCTTGGAATACAATGTGCAAACACTTGTTTGGATTTGTTGGTGTTATGCTCTTAATGTTTTGGCTTGGGGAAACATTCCCAGCCTACCAGCCTGTG gCTCCCAAACAGTATCCCTATAATAACCTACATCTCGAAAGAGGCGGTGACCCCAACAAACAGCCTGAAGAAGAGAAACATTATGAAATCTAA
- the LOC117415733 gene encoding protein transport protein Sec31A-like isoform X2: protein MKLKEIQRTANQAWSPASRHPTYLATGTSAQQLDASFSTSAALEIFELDFSDPSLDMKLRGSLSTTNRFHSLIWVNFGAVTAGSSGVLVGGGDNGAVTLYNPIKILASEKEAIVGQCEKHTGPVRTLDFNPFKSNLLASGANDSEIYIWDLNNFSNPMTPGAKSQPLEDVSVVAWNRQVQHILASAHPSGKAVVWDLRKNEPIIKISDHSNRMHCSGMLWHPEVATQLVLASEDDRLPVIQIWDLRFASSPLKILENHTRGILSISWSQADPELLLSSAKDNRILCWNPGTGEVIYELPTSSQWCFDVQWCPRNPAILSAASFDGRISIYSVMGGSLDAQGQGHVDKISSSFDAMDPFGTGQSLPPLQVPHKVAQTKVILPLKKPPKWIRRPVGASFAFGGKLITFENPKPAQQQVPQPIPRHVFISQVTTETEFLQRSSELQSALHTGSFSSYCQAKIQKAATDSEKNIWSFLKVNFEDDARSKFLRLLGYSKEELEKKIASCLGKSLHPNSHGVDANALAEKMQILSAQRSDESSATGDTSSSPTSSTQSDFFSNLPNDKPKFQISTTTNTDGLISQALLVGNFEGAVDLCLNDARFADAIILAISGGEELLKKTQQRYLAKQKTSISMLVSSIVNRNWTDIVQSCDLENWKEALAALLTYARPEEFLKLCDILGSRLEREGEERMCLRACLCYICSGNVEKLVECWVLKNETSSPLALEDLVEKVMVLRKSIEQLRGGDVATRSTVLAEKLTQYANLLAAQGSLAAAMSYLPASSSQLRDRLFHAQGEAVAGQQPPPFPYNRVQVGRGARPASTAVPTHQPGHRTQQQMQPSGLPPVFTPQPTTDSMPRSGMPAISHGPPAGIFSRPPYPQHPATASAFPQPQPFSQPGGPPSGQAAFPTHPPFLASSLSGPEPLAAQPSGLPSMPGPTMSGPTFRPASVPSYQPSGPLPPSSQAAGLQPMFPGGARTPTSMPASQPPTTYPLGPGYPQGGPGAPAAKTFAAASFPPPPTGSQEGWNDPPNVRGGTRKKKLHESYTPPAPITAPVMNLSMEHKALQPQASLPQETIQAPPGAPIEANIQTLHQLPAEKIAKKEIPQEHLVLKTTFDGLVQRCLLAAGDPQTKRKLDDASKRLEYLYDKLREQALTPNILGGLHEIGRCIEGRNYQQALAVHTQIVSSSNFSDISAFMPIVKVVITIANKLSI from the exons ATGAAGCTAAAAGAAATTCAAAGGACAGCCAATCAGGCATGGAGCCCTGCATCCCGGCATCCTACCTACTTAGcaacag GTACATCTGCCCAACAGCTAGATGCATCTTTTAGTACAAGTGCAGCCCTGGAGATTTTTGAACTGGATTTCTCAGATCCTTCACTAGACATGAAGTTAAGAGGTTCCCTTTCAACCACAAACAG GTTTCACAGCCTGATCTGGGTGAATTTTGGAGCAGTCACAGCAGGATCCTCAGGGGTGCTTGTGGGTGGGGGTGACAATGGTGCTGTCACTCTCTACAACCCAATAAAGATACTGGCTTCAGAAAAAGAGGCCATCGTAGGACAATGTGAGAAACATACAGGCCCTGTCCGGACCCTTGACTTCAACCCCTTTAAG AGTAACCTTTTGGCCTCAGGAGCCAATGATTCAGAGATATATATCTGGGATCTGAATAACTTTAGTAATCCAATGACACCAGGGGCAAAGTCACAa CCTCTTGAAGACGTCAGTGTTGTTGCCTGGAATAGGCAAGTGCAGCACATCCTTGCTTCAGCTCACCCCAGTGGTAAGGCAGTTGTGTGGGACCTGAGAAAAAATGAACCCATCATTAAAATCAGTGATCACAGCAACAGA ATGCATTGCTCTGGGATGTTGTGGCACCCTGAAGTGGCCACTCAGCTGGTGTTGGCATCAGAAGATGATCGTCTGCCAGTAATCCAGATATGGGACCTGCGGTTTGCCTCTTCCCCTTTAAAAATTCTAGAGAACCACACAAG AGGTATTCTGTCTATTTCCTGGAGCCAGGCTGACCCAGAGCTGCTGCTCAGTAGTGCTAAAGACAACAGGATTTTGTGCTGGAACCCAGGAACGGGAGAG gTGATTTACGAGTTGCCAACAAGCAGCCAGTGGTGTTTCGATGTCCAGTGGTGTCCCAGGAATCCCGCCATTCTCTCTGCTGCCTCATTTGATGGTCGGATAAGCATTTACTCAGTAATGGGAGGAAGCCTAGATGCTCAAGGACAAGGCCATGTTGATAAA ATCTCTTCCTCGTTTGATGCCATGGACCCTTTTGGAACTGGGCAGTCCCTCCCTCCTCTGCAGGTTCCTCACAAGGTGGCCCAGACGAAAGTCATTCTTCCTCTTAAAAAGCCTCCTAAATGGATCAGGAGGCCTGTGGGGGCATCATTTGCA TTTGGAGGGAAGCTGATAACCTTTGAAAATCCCAAACCTGCACAACAGCAAGTACCACAGCCCATTCCACGTCACGTGTTCATCAGCCAGGTTACCACAGAAACCGAGTTCCTCCAGCGCTCCAGCGAGCTGCAGTCAGCACTGCACACTGGAAGTTTCTCCAGCTACTGCCAAGCCAAGATTCAGAAGGCAGCAACAGACTCTGAAAAGAACATCTGGAGCTTCTTAAAG GTTAACTTTGAAGATGATGCTCGCAGCAAATTCTTAAGACTTCTGGGATACAGTAAAGAAGAACTGGAGAAAAAG ATTGCCTCTTGCTTAGGAAAAAGTCTACATCCTAACAGTCATGGGGTTGATGCTAATGCTCTTGCAGAAAAAATGCAAATTTTGTCTGCTCAG AGATCGGATGAATCCAGTGCCACAGGGGATACTTCATCATCCCCCACATCCTCAACACAGTCTGACTTTTTCAGCAATCTTCCCAATGACAAGCCCAAATTTCAGATTTCTACAACCACAA ATACCGATGGTCTGATCAGCCAAGCACTCCTAGTAGGTAACTTTGAAGGGGCTGTCGATCTCTGTCTTAACGATGCCCGCTTTGCTGATGCTATTATCCTGGCTATTAGTGGTGGAGAGGAGCTGTTgaagaaaacccagcagagatATCTAGCAAAGCAGAAAACCAGCATTTCAATG CTTGTGTCCTCCATAGTTAACCGAAACTGGACAGATATTGTACAGTCATGTGACTTAGAAAACTGGAAGGAAGCCTTAGCTGCCCTCCTGACTTATGCACGTCCTGAGGAATTCTTGAAGCTGTGTG ATATTCTGGGGTCTCGTCTGGAGCGTGAAGGAGAAGAGAGGATGTGTCTTCGGGCCTGTCTGTGTTACATCTGCTCCGGGAACGTTGAGAAACTGGTTGAATGCTGGGTACTGAAAAATGAAACCTCATCACCTTTGGCTCTAGAA GATCTGGTAGAGAAGGTGATGGTTTTACGCAAATCGATTGAACAGCTTCGTGGTGGCGATGTGGCAACTCGGAGCACTGTCCTGGCAGAGAAACTGACTCAGTATGCCAACCTGTTAGCAGCTCAGGGGAGTCTTGCTGCAGCCATGAGCTATCTGCCTGCAAGCAGCAGTCAG TTGAGGGACAGGCTGTTTCATGCTCAGGGAGAGGCTGTTGCAGGTCAGCAACCTCCTCCCTTCCCTTACAACAGAGTCCAGGTGGGGAGAGGTGCCCGTCCTGCCTCTACTGCAGTTCCAACCCACCAGCCGGGCCACAGAACCCAGCAGCAG ATGCAACCTTCAGGGCTGCCTCCAGTTTTCACTCCACAGCCAACGACAGACTCCATGCCTCGCTCTGGTATGCCAGCCATTTCCCATGGACCTCCAGCAGGCATATTCTCCAGACCACCATACCCTCAACATCCTGCCACTGCTTCAG CATTCCCTCAACCTCAACCTTTCAGTCAGCCAGGAGGGCCTCCAAGTGGACAAGCAGCTTTTCCTACCCATCCTCCCTTCCTGGCTTCCAGTCTATCGGGACCTGAGCCGCTTGCAGCACAGCCCAGTGGCCTACCGTCAATGCCTGGCCCCACAATGTCAGGGCCTACCTTTAGGCCTGCCTCTGTTCCCTCTTACCAGCCCTCTGGTCCTCTCCCGCCATCTTCCCAGGCTGCTGGTCTTCAACCAATGTTCCCAGGCGGTGCTCGCACTCCGACCTCCATGCCAGCCTCACAGCCTCCCACCACCTACCCACTGGGACCAGGGTACCCCCAGGGTGGCCCAGGAGCTCCTGCCGCCAAGACCTTCGCTGCTGCTTCTTTTCCTCCCCCTCCCACAG GCTCTCAAGAAGGATGGAATGATCCTCCCAACGTGCGAGGAGGGACGAGGAAGAAAAAG CTTCATGAGAGCTACACCCCACCAGCCCCCATCACAGCACCTGTCATGAACCTCTCTATGGAACACAAAGCACTCCAACCTCAGGCCTCTCTACCTCAGGAAACTATTCAGGCGCCACCAGGTGCACCTATAGAAGCCAATATCCAG ACTCTTCATCAACTACCAGCAGAGAAGATTGCAAAGAAGGAGATTCCACAAGAGCATCTGGTGTTGAAGACGACCTTTGATGGACTGGTGCAGCGCTGCCTCCTAGCTGCTGGTGACCCG CAAACGAAGAGAAAGCTTGATGATGCTTCCAAGCGGCTGGAATACCTCTACGACAAGCTGAGAGAGCAAGCG CTTACTCCTAACATCCTCGGGGGACTGCACGAGATTGGACGCTGCATTGAAGGTCGAAACTACCAACAAGCACTTGCAGTCCACACTCAAATTGTTAGCAGCAGCAATTTCAGTGACATTTCTGCATTCATGCCCATCGTTAAAGTGGTAATAACAATTGCTAATAAGCTCAGTATCTGA
- the LOC117415733 gene encoding protein transport protein Sec31A-like isoform X1, with the protein MKLKEIQRTANQAWSPASRHPTYLATGTSAQQLDASFSTSAALEIFELDFSDPSLDMKLRGSLSTTNRFHSLIWVNFGAVTAGSSGVLVGGGDNGAVTLYNPIKILASEKEAIVGQCEKHTGPVRTLDFNPFKSNLLASGANDSEIYIWDLNNFSNPMTPGAKSQPLEDVSVVAWNRQVQHILASAHPSGKAVVWDLRKNEPIIKISDHSNRMHCSGMLWHPEVATQLVLASEDDRLPVIQIWDLRFASSPLKILENHTRGILSISWSQADPELLLSSAKDNRILCWNPGTGEVIYELPTSSQWCFDVQWCPRNPAILSAASFDGRISIYSVMGGSLDAQGQGHVDKISSSFDAMDPFGTGQSLPPLQVPHKVAQTKVILPLKKPPKWIRRPVGASFAFGGKLITFENPKPAQQQVPQPIPRHVFISQVTTETEFLQRSSELQSALHTGSFSSYCQAKIQKAATDSEKNIWSFLKVNFEDDARSKFLRLLGYSKEELEKKIASCLGKSLHPNSHGVDANALAEKMQILSAQRSDESSATGDTSSSPTSSTQSDFFSNLPNDKPKFQISTTTNTDGLISQALLVGNFEGAVDLCLNDARFADAIILAISGGEELLKKTQQRYLAKQKTSISMLVSSIVNRNWTDIVQSCDLENWKEALAALLTYARPEEFLKLCDILGSRLEREGEERMCLRACLCYICSGNVEKLVECWVLKNETSSPLALEDLVEKVMVLRKSIEQLRGGDVATRSTVLAEKLTQYANLLAAQGSLAAAMSYLPASSSQLRDRLFHAQGEAVAGQQPPPFPYNRVQVGRGARPASTAVPTHQPGHRTQQQMQPSGLPPVFTPQPTTDSMPRSGMPAISHGPPAGIFSRPPYPQHPATASAFPQPQPFSQPGGPPSGQAAFPTHPPFLASSLSGPEPLAAQPSGLPSMPGPTMSGPTFRPASVPSYQPSGPLPPSSQAAGLQPMFPGGARTPTSMPASQPPTTYPLGPGYPQGGPGAPAAKTFAAASFPPPPTGYFPWLENRCGDDEGSQEGWNDPPNVRGGTRKKKLHESYTPPAPITAPVMNLSMEHKALQPQASLPQETIQAPPGAPIEANIQTLHQLPAEKIAKKEIPQEHLVLKTTFDGLVQRCLLAAGDPQTKRKLDDASKRLEYLYDKLREQALTPNILGGLHEIGRCIEGRNYQQALAVHTQIVSSSNFSDISAFMPIVKVVITIANKLSI; encoded by the exons ATGAAGCTAAAAGAAATTCAAAGGACAGCCAATCAGGCATGGAGCCCTGCATCCCGGCATCCTACCTACTTAGcaacag GTACATCTGCCCAACAGCTAGATGCATCTTTTAGTACAAGTGCAGCCCTGGAGATTTTTGAACTGGATTTCTCAGATCCTTCACTAGACATGAAGTTAAGAGGTTCCCTTTCAACCACAAACAG GTTTCACAGCCTGATCTGGGTGAATTTTGGAGCAGTCACAGCAGGATCCTCAGGGGTGCTTGTGGGTGGGGGTGACAATGGTGCTGTCACTCTCTACAACCCAATAAAGATACTGGCTTCAGAAAAAGAGGCCATCGTAGGACAATGTGAGAAACATACAGGCCCTGTCCGGACCCTTGACTTCAACCCCTTTAAG AGTAACCTTTTGGCCTCAGGAGCCAATGATTCAGAGATATATATCTGGGATCTGAATAACTTTAGTAATCCAATGACACCAGGGGCAAAGTCACAa CCTCTTGAAGACGTCAGTGTTGTTGCCTGGAATAGGCAAGTGCAGCACATCCTTGCTTCAGCTCACCCCAGTGGTAAGGCAGTTGTGTGGGACCTGAGAAAAAATGAACCCATCATTAAAATCAGTGATCACAGCAACAGA ATGCATTGCTCTGGGATGTTGTGGCACCCTGAAGTGGCCACTCAGCTGGTGTTGGCATCAGAAGATGATCGTCTGCCAGTAATCCAGATATGGGACCTGCGGTTTGCCTCTTCCCCTTTAAAAATTCTAGAGAACCACACAAG AGGTATTCTGTCTATTTCCTGGAGCCAGGCTGACCCAGAGCTGCTGCTCAGTAGTGCTAAAGACAACAGGATTTTGTGCTGGAACCCAGGAACGGGAGAG gTGATTTACGAGTTGCCAACAAGCAGCCAGTGGTGTTTCGATGTCCAGTGGTGTCCCAGGAATCCCGCCATTCTCTCTGCTGCCTCATTTGATGGTCGGATAAGCATTTACTCAGTAATGGGAGGAAGCCTAGATGCTCAAGGACAAGGCCATGTTGATAAA ATCTCTTCCTCGTTTGATGCCATGGACCCTTTTGGAACTGGGCAGTCCCTCCCTCCTCTGCAGGTTCCTCACAAGGTGGCCCAGACGAAAGTCATTCTTCCTCTTAAAAAGCCTCCTAAATGGATCAGGAGGCCTGTGGGGGCATCATTTGCA TTTGGAGGGAAGCTGATAACCTTTGAAAATCCCAAACCTGCACAACAGCAAGTACCACAGCCCATTCCACGTCACGTGTTCATCAGCCAGGTTACCACAGAAACCGAGTTCCTCCAGCGCTCCAGCGAGCTGCAGTCAGCACTGCACACTGGAAGTTTCTCCAGCTACTGCCAAGCCAAGATTCAGAAGGCAGCAACAGACTCTGAAAAGAACATCTGGAGCTTCTTAAAG GTTAACTTTGAAGATGATGCTCGCAGCAAATTCTTAAGACTTCTGGGATACAGTAAAGAAGAACTGGAGAAAAAG ATTGCCTCTTGCTTAGGAAAAAGTCTACATCCTAACAGTCATGGGGTTGATGCTAATGCTCTTGCAGAAAAAATGCAAATTTTGTCTGCTCAG AGATCGGATGAATCCAGTGCCACAGGGGATACTTCATCATCCCCCACATCCTCAACACAGTCTGACTTTTTCAGCAATCTTCCCAATGACAAGCCCAAATTTCAGATTTCTACAACCACAA ATACCGATGGTCTGATCAGCCAAGCACTCCTAGTAGGTAACTTTGAAGGGGCTGTCGATCTCTGTCTTAACGATGCCCGCTTTGCTGATGCTATTATCCTGGCTATTAGTGGTGGAGAGGAGCTGTTgaagaaaacccagcagagatATCTAGCAAAGCAGAAAACCAGCATTTCAATG CTTGTGTCCTCCATAGTTAACCGAAACTGGACAGATATTGTACAGTCATGTGACTTAGAAAACTGGAAGGAAGCCTTAGCTGCCCTCCTGACTTATGCACGTCCTGAGGAATTCTTGAAGCTGTGTG ATATTCTGGGGTCTCGTCTGGAGCGTGAAGGAGAAGAGAGGATGTGTCTTCGGGCCTGTCTGTGTTACATCTGCTCCGGGAACGTTGAGAAACTGGTTGAATGCTGGGTACTGAAAAATGAAACCTCATCACCTTTGGCTCTAGAA GATCTGGTAGAGAAGGTGATGGTTTTACGCAAATCGATTGAACAGCTTCGTGGTGGCGATGTGGCAACTCGGAGCACTGTCCTGGCAGAGAAACTGACTCAGTATGCCAACCTGTTAGCAGCTCAGGGGAGTCTTGCTGCAGCCATGAGCTATCTGCCTGCAAGCAGCAGTCAG TTGAGGGACAGGCTGTTTCATGCTCAGGGAGAGGCTGTTGCAGGTCAGCAACCTCCTCCCTTCCCTTACAACAGAGTCCAGGTGGGGAGAGGTGCCCGTCCTGCCTCTACTGCAGTTCCAACCCACCAGCCGGGCCACAGAACCCAGCAGCAG ATGCAACCTTCAGGGCTGCCTCCAGTTTTCACTCCACAGCCAACGACAGACTCCATGCCTCGCTCTGGTATGCCAGCCATTTCCCATGGACCTCCAGCAGGCATATTCTCCAGACCACCATACCCTCAACATCCTGCCACTGCTTCAG CATTCCCTCAACCTCAACCTTTCAGTCAGCCAGGAGGGCCTCCAAGTGGACAAGCAGCTTTTCCTACCCATCCTCCCTTCCTGGCTTCCAGTCTATCGGGACCTGAGCCGCTTGCAGCACAGCCCAGTGGCCTACCGTCAATGCCTGGCCCCACAATGTCAGGGCCTACCTTTAGGCCTGCCTCTGTTCCCTCTTACCAGCCCTCTGGTCCTCTCCCGCCATCTTCCCAGGCTGCTGGTCTTCAACCAATGTTCCCAGGCGGTGCTCGCACTCCGACCTCCATGCCAGCCTCACAGCCTCCCACCACCTACCCACTGGGACCAGGGTACCCCCAGGGTGGCCCAGGAGCTCCTGCCGCCAAGACCTTCGCTGCTGCTTCTTTTCCTCCCCCTCCCACAG GATACTTTCCTTGGCTGGAAAATCGTTGTGGTGATGATGAAG GCTCTCAAGAAGGATGGAATGATCCTCCCAACGTGCGAGGAGGGACGAGGAAGAAAAAG CTTCATGAGAGCTACACCCCACCAGCCCCCATCACAGCACCTGTCATGAACCTCTCTATGGAACACAAAGCACTCCAACCTCAGGCCTCTCTACCTCAGGAAACTATTCAGGCGCCACCAGGTGCACCTATAGAAGCCAATATCCAG ACTCTTCATCAACTACCAGCAGAGAAGATTGCAAAGAAGGAGATTCCACAAGAGCATCTGGTGTTGAAGACGACCTTTGATGGACTGGTGCAGCGCTGCCTCCTAGCTGCTGGTGACCCG CAAACGAAGAGAAAGCTTGATGATGCTTCCAAGCGGCTGGAATACCTCTACGACAAGCTGAGAGAGCAAGCG CTTACTCCTAACATCCTCGGGGGACTGCACGAGATTGGACGCTGCATTGAAGGTCGAAACTACCAACAAGCACTTGCAGTCCACACTCAAATTGTTAGCAGCAGCAATTTCAGTGACATTTCTGCATTCATGCCCATCGTTAAAGTGGTAATAACAATTGCTAATAAGCTCAGTATCTGA